A single Agromyces sp. CF514 DNA region contains:
- a CDS encoding ATP-dependent DNA ligase, with translation MGRLIYNSSPREIEIDDRTLAHLRVAIINKLRRSESFSMTWEHGVANGSGRTTIWIHESIPLQFVFSGNRPPKLNRLWIEQLLLTANSTSGLQYVPEPDEDDPIDVD, from the coding sequence ATGGGTCGGCTCATCTACAACTCCTCACCTCGCGAGATCGAGATCGACGACCGCACGCTCGCCCACCTGCGCGTGGCGATCATCAACAAGCTGCGCCGCTCCGAGAGCTTCTCGATGACGTGGGAGCACGGCGTGGCGAACGGCAGCGGGCGCACCACGATCTGGATCCACGAGTCCATCCCGCTGCAGTTCGTGTTCAGCGGCAACCGCCCGCCCAAGCTCAATCGGCTGTGGATCGAGCAACTGCTCCTGACCGCGAACAGCACCTCGGGCCTGCAGTACGTTCCCGAGCCCGACGAGGACGACCCGATCGACGTGGACTGA
- a CDS encoding carboxypeptidase regulatory-like domain-containing protein, which yields MTGIAASRCARAHSFARAALALVIGAMLAFSTVQPASAEVSPYASITGTVRGPSGEPLPGATVELVEELPAELGGSSSRFAMTDATGVYTLSTVDPGIYTLKFSQYAAVASEWWGGRSDLTTAEKFEVSAGQALTGMDFQLRPAATVSGTISGEGTEDVSKFDVYLYELMDDGSHRYRGRSLVARNGTYSFGQLLGGRYTIRAIVPDSSLYVAAWWGGVGHEPDAHHFTVATGEAVRGIDLRLPIGAKISGSVKDELGKPFSYQSVRAYELTPAGYRVKAYAWSSSSGAYEFIGLPSGTYKVSFTPESDRYFGEWWQDAPDEAAARPIDVAQGQAVRNIDLDPALRSTISGVVRAPDGTGVAGARVEVFSTADLSNALKVLRSDANGAYSFAPLDPGTYTIRIEPPFPFISQWWSGQRSSATARTIPLGERDHVNADVELELGGTLSGIVSNRNGAPLEDVRVFAFDAGNNSQTIVGEGRTSSDGTYTVRGLDPGRYVLRFLPPETMGARAEWWDGATDRASAKPVEVSIGGVVSGLDAKLATGAALKGTVTGVDGKPLLNTLVTAYRLGTDGWYRQYRYAYADARGDYSLVGLLAGSYVLEFVPPPLSGYTKEFWNDQTLSGDSDPIELLEDQSVSGLNAVLTRGVALSAPTVSGRANVGSTLTVTASSTDAAVAFAYRWLADGAPLAGETEPTLELTDEHLGKRLSAEVTASKPGYEMTTRTTDETTPVALIEPAQLSAPSISGIAAVGKTMTAHAASSTPGAAFAYAWLADGVPIDGATQAAFTLGAAQLGTRVSVRVSVTASGYGPGTSESAATAMVAPGTPTVGTPTISGTAATGSILTAKPGGWTSGTSFTYQWDADGTAIAGATAATISLTDEVAGKAITVRVTGTAAGYETITKTSAATSKVFLAPVPTIAGTASVGSTLTADPGTWTAGATLAYQWYASGTAIPGATAATLKLRRTQTGRQVTVRVTGALSGYPTTARSSAPGLKATTAGTPTITGTAATGSLLTAKPGGWTHGTSFTYQWYADGTAIAGATAATIMLTDGLAGKAITVRVTGTAAGYVTVSKTSTATPKVSRAAPAAPNTGTPIGDPRPATTSTPPATLVPPEAPIASDRAATGSLPTAEPDARPWGTTSGERPPVAPPPVSTPDTADPAEMSTGDEATAEE from the coding sequence TTGACCGGCATTGCCGCCTCACGCTGCGCACGCGCGCACTCCTTCGCTCGAGCTGCGCTCGCCCTCGTCATCGGGGCGATGCTCGCGTTCTCGACCGTGCAACCTGCCTCCGCAGAGGTGTCACCGTACGCGAGCATCACCGGCACGGTCAGGGGCCCCAGCGGTGAACCGCTGCCCGGCGCCACCGTCGAGCTCGTCGAGGAACTCCCCGCTGAATTGGGCGGGTCGAGCTCGCGGTTCGCCATGACCGACGCAACCGGGGTGTACACCCTGTCCACCGTCGACCCGGGCATCTACACCCTGAAGTTCTCCCAGTACGCCGCGGTCGCATCCGAATGGTGGGGCGGCCGATCCGATCTCACGACGGCCGAGAAGTTCGAAGTGAGTGCGGGGCAGGCGCTCACCGGAATGGATTTCCAGTTGCGGCCTGCCGCGACCGTCAGCGGCACGATCAGCGGAGAAGGCACCGAGGACGTCTCGAAGTTCGACGTCTACCTGTACGAGCTCATGGACGACGGATCGCATCGCTATCGCGGGCGATCCTTGGTCGCGCGTAACGGAACGTACAGTTTCGGGCAGCTGCTTGGGGGCAGGTACACCATCCGGGCGATCGTCCCCGATTCGTCGCTCTACGTCGCGGCATGGTGGGGTGGCGTCGGCCACGAACCCGATGCGCACCACTTCACCGTCGCGACGGGCGAAGCGGTGCGGGGCATCGATCTCCGCCTCCCGATCGGCGCGAAGATCTCGGGTTCGGTGAAAGACGAGCTCGGCAAGCCGTTCAGCTATCAATCGGTACGGGCCTATGAATTGACGCCTGCGGGGTACCGGGTGAAGGCGTACGCCTGGTCGTCGTCGAGCGGAGCGTACGAGTTCATCGGGCTGCCGAGCGGCACCTACAAGGTGTCGTTCACGCCGGAATCCGATCGGTACTTCGGCGAGTGGTGGCAGGACGCGCCGGACGAGGCCGCAGCCAGGCCGATCGATGTCGCGCAAGGCCAGGCCGTGCGCAACATCGATCTCGACCCGGCCCTGCGGTCGACGATCTCAGGGGTCGTGCGGGCACCTGACGGAACCGGTGTGGCAGGCGCCCGGGTCGAGGTCTTCTCGACCGCCGACTTGTCGAACGCCCTGAAGGTCCTCCGGTCCGATGCGAACGGCGCGTACTCCTTCGCTCCGCTGGATCCGGGTACCTACACGATCCGCATCGAACCGCCGTTTCCGTTCATCTCGCAGTGGTGGAGCGGTCAGCGCAGCTCGGCGACGGCGCGCACCATCCCACTCGGCGAGCGTGACCACGTGAATGCGGATGTCGAGCTCGAGTTGGGAGGCACGCTCTCCGGAATCGTGAGCAACCGGAACGGAGCGCCGCTCGAGGATGTGCGGGTCTTCGCGTTCGACGCTGGGAACAACTCCCAGACGATCGTCGGCGAAGGCCGGACCTCGTCCGACGGCACGTACACCGTTCGTGGTCTGGATCCCGGCCGCTACGTCCTGCGCTTCCTGCCGCCCGAGACGATGGGCGCCCGCGCGGAGTGGTGGGACGGCGCGACCGACCGCGCCTCCGCGAAACCCGTCGAGGTCTCCATCGGCGGTGTCGTATCCGGCCTCGATGCCAAGCTTGCGACCGGGGCAGCACTCAAGGGGACAGTGACCGGGGTCGACGGCAAGCCCCTGCTGAACACTTTGGTGACCGCGTACCGACTCGGCACGGACGGGTGGTACCGGCAATACCGCTACGCCTATGCCGATGCGCGAGGCGATTATTCGCTGGTCGGACTGCTCGCGGGTTCCTACGTCCTGGAGTTCGTCCCCCCGCCGCTCTCGGGCTACACCAAGGAGTTCTGGAACGACCAGACCCTCTCCGGCGATTCAGACCCGATCGAGTTGCTCGAGGACCAGTCCGTGTCGGGCTTGAACGCAGTCCTCACCCGAGGCGTGGCGCTCTCGGCTCCCACCGTCTCGGGCCGTGCGAACGTCGGCTCCACGCTCACGGTCACGGCGTCCTCCACCGATGCTGCCGTCGCCTTCGCCTATCGATGGCTGGCCGACGGCGCTCCCCTCGCGGGAGAGACCGAGCCGACCCTCGAGCTCACGGACGAGCACCTCGGCAAGCGCCTCAGCGCCGAGGTCACGGCCTCGAAGCCCGGGTACGAGATGACGACCCGGACGACCGATGAGACGACACCGGTCGCGCTCATCGAGCCTGCGCAGCTCTCGGCGCCGAGCATCAGCGGGATCGCGGCGGTCGGGAAGACGATGACGGCGCACGCGGCCTCGAGCACGCCCGGCGCCGCGTTCGCCTATGCATGGCTCGCCGACGGTGTCCCGATCGACGGCGCCACGCAGGCTGCGTTCACCCTCGGCGCGGCGCAACTCGGCACCCGCGTCTCGGTGAGGGTGTCGGTCACGGCATCGGGGTACGGACCCGGCACCAGCGAATCGGCCGCGACCGCAATGGTCGCCCCCGGAACGCCGACGGTCGGGACGCCCACGATCTCGGGAACCGCCGCGACCGGCTCGATCCTGACGGCGAAACCCGGAGGGTGGACCTCCGGAACCTCGTTCACCTATCAGTGGGACGCGGACGGCACCGCCATCGCGGGGGCGACTGCTGCCACGATCAGCCTGACCGACGAGGTTGCCGGCAAGGCGATCACGGTCCGGGTGACGGGGACCGCAGCCGGGTACGAGACCATCACCAAGACCTCTGCTGCCACATCGAAGGTGTTCCTCGCCCCGGTCCCCACGATCGCCGGCACGGCCTCGGTCGGCTCGACGCTCACGGCGGATCCAGGAACCTGGACCGCGGGCGCGACGCTCGCGTACCAGTGGTACGCATCCGGCACCGCGATCCCCGGTGCGACTGCCGCCACGCTCAAGCTCAGGCGTACGCAGACCGGCCGACAGGTCACCGTCCGCGTCACCGGCGCGCTCAGCGGATACCCGACCACAGCCAGGTCCTCGGCGCCCGGGCTGAAGGCCACGACGGCCGGCACGCCCACGATCACCGGCACAGCGGCGACCGGCTCGCTCCTGACCGCGAAACCCGGAGGGTGGACCCATGGAACCTCGTTCACCTACCAGTGGTACGCGGACGGCACCGCCATCGCCGGAGCGACCGCTGCCACGATCATGCTGACCGACGGACTGGCCGGCAAGGCGATCACGGTCCGGGTGACGGGGACCGCAGCCGGGTACGTGACCGTCAGCAAGACATCCACCGCGACACCCAAGGTGTCTCGGGCTGCACCGGCGGCCCCGAACACCGGGACACCCATCGGAGATCCGCGCCCTGCCACGACCTCGACGCCGCCGGCGACCCTCGTTCCCCCTGAGGCACCCATCGCCTCCGACAGGGCCGCGACCGGGTCGCTCCCCACCGCGGAACCTGACGCGCGACCATGGGGCACGACGAGCGGTGAACGTCCGCCGGTGGCTCCTCCACCGGTGTCGACGCCGGATACCGCAGACCCAGCAGAGATGTCGACAGGCGACGAGGCGACCGCGGAGGAGTAG
- a CDS encoding Ku protein, whose protein sequence is MRAVWKGAVTFGLVNVPVKLYSATEDHDVSLHQVHDADGGRIRYQRICEIDGQVVEYKNIDKAYDDGERTVVITDQDLKSLPAERSREIEVVEFVPTDQIDPIMFDRSYYLEPDSASSKAYVLLRETLESTDRTAIVRMALRQKTRLAALRVHGKVLMVQTLLWSDEVRQAAFPALDEAVKVTAKELELSKQLVESLVAEFKPDEYVDEYQQELRTLIAAKLEQGDALDTAATFGEQPEETGGEVIDLMEALRRSIATKRGGADAAGGESETSGAKSPKGGSAPKKPKTDKAKADKAKARKAAS, encoded by the coding sequence ATGCGAGCCGTCTGGAAAGGGGCGGTCACATTCGGCCTGGTCAATGTGCCCGTCAAGCTCTACAGCGCCACCGAGGACCACGACGTGTCCCTCCACCAGGTGCACGACGCCGATGGCGGACGCATCCGGTACCAGCGCATCTGCGAGATCGACGGGCAGGTCGTCGAGTACAAGAACATCGACAAGGCCTACGACGACGGTGAGCGCACGGTCGTGATCACCGACCAGGACCTCAAGTCGCTGCCCGCCGAGCGCAGTCGCGAGATCGAGGTCGTCGAGTTCGTGCCGACCGACCAGATCGACCCGATCATGTTCGACCGCAGCTACTACCTCGAGCCCGACTCGGCGTCGTCGAAGGCCTACGTGTTGCTGCGCGAGACCCTCGAGTCGACCGACCGCACGGCGATCGTGCGCATGGCCCTACGTCAGAAGACCCGGCTCGCGGCCCTGCGCGTGCACGGCAAGGTGCTCATGGTGCAGACCCTGCTCTGGAGCGACGAGGTGCGACAGGCCGCGTTCCCGGCGCTCGACGAGGCCGTCAAGGTCACCGCGAAGGAGCTCGAGCTCTCGAAGCAGCTCGTCGAGAGCCTGGTCGCCGAATTCAAGCCCGACGAGTACGTCGACGAGTACCAGCAGGAGCTCCGCACGCTCATCGCCGCCAAGCTCGAGCAGGGCGACGCCCTCGACACCGCGGCCACGTTCGGCGAGCAGCCCGAAGAGACGGGCGGCGAGGTCATCGACCTCATGGAGGCGCTGCGCCGCTCGATCGCCACCAAGCGCGGAGGGGCGGATGCCGCGGGCGGCGAGTCCGAGACATCCGGCGCCAAGTCGCCGAAGGGCGGGTCCGCCCCGAAGAAGCCGAAGACCGACAAGGCCAAGGCCGACAAGGCCAAGGCCCGCAAAGCCGCATCATGA
- a CDS encoding LacI family DNA-binding transcriptional regulator, with protein MSRRLADVARKVGVSEATVSRVLNGKPGVSASTRDAVLTALDVLGYERPTKLRGERARLVGLVMPELQNPIFPALAESIGGGLAQNGYTPVLCIQTAGGISETDYVELLLHQQVSGVIFAGGAYAQADANHEHYERLRELKLPTVLVNAPVDGIGFATVSCDDVTSMEQAFGHLLQLGHERIGILLGPRDHIPSQRKHAAAVRMAERHGVELGEDRVVHSLFSLESGQTAATKLIAAGVTGIVCASDPMALGAVRAVRRAGLRVPEDVSVIGYDDSALMNCTEPPLTTVRQPIEAMGKMIIELLMRQMSSERSIGDEVFFAPELVVRASTAPAPR; from the coding sequence ATGTCGAGGAGGCTGGCGGATGTCGCGCGCAAGGTCGGAGTCAGCGAGGCGACCGTCAGTCGGGTGCTGAACGGCAAGCCGGGCGTCTCGGCGTCGACCCGCGACGCGGTGCTCACCGCGCTCGACGTGCTCGGCTACGAGCGGCCGACCAAGCTCCGGGGCGAGCGGGCCAGGCTCGTCGGTCTCGTGATGCCCGAGCTGCAGAACCCCATCTTCCCCGCGCTCGCGGAGTCGATCGGCGGTGGGCTCGCGCAGAACGGCTACACGCCCGTGCTCTGCATCCAGACCGCCGGAGGCATCTCAGAGACCGACTACGTCGAGTTGCTGCTGCACCAGCAGGTCTCCGGCGTGATCTTCGCGGGCGGCGCCTACGCCCAGGCCGACGCGAACCACGAGCACTACGAGCGCCTGCGGGAGCTCAAGCTGCCGACCGTGCTCGTGAACGCACCCGTCGACGGCATCGGCTTCGCGACCGTCTCGTGCGACGACGTCACCTCGATGGAGCAGGCGTTCGGACACCTGCTCCAGCTCGGGCACGAGCGCATCGGCATCCTGCTGGGGCCTCGCGACCACATCCCGTCGCAGCGCAAGCACGCGGCGGCCGTGCGCATGGCCGAGCGGCACGGCGTCGAGCTCGGCGAGGACCGCGTCGTGCACTCCCTCTTCTCGCTCGAGTCCGGGCAGACCGCGGCGACCAAGCTCATCGCGGCGGGCGTCACGGGCATCGTCTGCGCGAGCGATCCGATGGCCCTCGGCGCCGTGCGGGCCGTGCGTCGCGCGGGGCTGCGCGTGCCCGAGGACGTGTCGGTCATCGGCTACGACGACTCGGCGCTCATGAACTGCACCGAGCCGCCGCTCACCACCGTGCGCCAGCCGATCGAGGCCATGGGCAAGATGATCATCGAGCTGCTCATGCGCCAGATGTCGAGCGAGCGCAGCATCGGCGACGAGGTCTTCTTCGCGCCCGAGCTCGTCGTGCGCGCCTCGACGGCGCCCGCTCCGCGCTGA
- a CDS encoding DNA topoisomerase IB — protein MPRLRHVEPYTAPGYTRVRRGRGFGFVHSDGTAPGRAERTRIVDLAVPPAWEQVWIADAANAHILAVGVDAAGRRQYVYHPAWRERQDLEKFDRMLDLARRLPDARGATERDLALPDLPRERVLAAAFRTLELGAIRVGSEESLAGFRSRGLTTLLVRNATVDDDTVRLRFRAKGGIRQDLRFADAALAGFVERARERSSAGRLYAWMDGRRFRAVGPSDVNEHIRSRTGGDFTAKDFRTLRGTVTAAERLAELGPASTRRARDVAVRDAIEQTSRVLGNTPAIAKGSYVDPRVIAAYELDRTISLRGSRERALLDLLGEG, from the coding sequence ATGCCACGCCTCAGGCACGTCGAGCCGTACACCGCACCCGGATACACGCGGGTGCGACGCGGTCGCGGCTTCGGGTTCGTGCACTCCGACGGCACGGCTCCTGGCCGCGCCGAGCGCACGCGAATCGTGGACCTCGCCGTCCCGCCCGCGTGGGAACAGGTCTGGATCGCGGATGCCGCGAACGCGCACATCCTCGCGGTCGGCGTCGATGCCGCAGGCCGTCGCCAGTACGTCTACCACCCCGCCTGGCGCGAGCGGCAGGACCTCGAGAAGTTCGACCGCATGCTCGACCTCGCGCGTCGGCTGCCCGATGCGCGAGGCGCGACCGAGCGAGACCTGGCACTGCCCGACCTGCCGCGCGAACGGGTGCTCGCGGCGGCGTTCCGCACGCTCGAGCTCGGGGCGATCCGCGTCGGCAGCGAGGAGTCGCTCGCGGGTTTCCGCAGCCGCGGCCTCACCACGCTGCTCGTACGCAACGCCACGGTCGACGACGACACCGTGCGGCTGCGGTTCCGGGCGAAGGGCGGAATCCGTCAGGACCTCCGCTTCGCGGATGCCGCCCTGGCCGGGTTCGTCGAACGTGCGCGAGAACGCTCGTCGGCCGGGCGCCTGTACGCGTGGATGGACGGCCGACGATTCCGGGCCGTCGGGCCCTCCGACGTGAACGAGCACATCCGGTCCCGGACGGGTGGGGACTTCACCGCGAAGGACTTCCGCACCCTGCGCGGCACCGTGACCGCTGCCGAACGGCTCGCCGAGCTCGGTCCGGCGAGCACGAGACGCGCCCGCGACGTCGCCGTGCGCGACGCGATCGAGCAGACGAGCCGCGTGCTCGGCAACACGCCGGCCATCGCGAAGGGCAGCTACGTCGACCCGCGCGTCATCGCGGCGTACGAGCTCGACCGGACGATCTCGCTGCGCGGATCGCGCGAGCGAGCGCTGCTCGACCTGCTCGGCGAGGGCTGA
- a CDS encoding ATP-dependent DNA ligase, with protein sequence MAEGERQLVEVDGRRLRLTNLDKVMYPETGMTKGEVIAYYAEIAPVMVPLVAGRPVTRLRWVHGVGTADAPEKPFFEKTLDEHAPEWLRRGVIRHSDGDKPYPIAGDRASLVWLAQQASLEVHVPQWRFAPDGQPANPDRIVFDLDPGEGVGLAECAEVARLVRALVAGMGLEATPVTSGSKGIHLYAPLDGRQTSEQVSEVARELARALEADHPGLIVSSMSKIVRSGRVLIDWSQNNGRKTTIAPYSLRGRPRPTVAAPRTWEELDDPGLRHLEAHEVLERVASGIDPTAALADSGAAGATAGSGPLATYLSMRTSGSTPEPMPASAWGASGGGAVVGATRFVIGEHHARRLHFDLRLERDGVLKSWAVPKGVPDDTGVNHLAVQTEDHPMEYLDFEGTIPAGQYGAGSMTVWDTGTYTAEKWRDAEVIFTLTGRPGGPLGTVRLALIRTSGEGEKSQWLLHRMKDQRSATDAAPVPSTSEGGGGGFAAADGPPAASAIPTGGHVEASAGVVEPITVRPMLASPGTLGLVSTGEWALEYKWDGIRVLARTDGGGLRMVSRNGNDVTARYPELAGLPSALRGDALVDGELVALDDDGRPSFELLQSRMNLTRAREVQRLATTAPVRLLLFDVLEIAGDDVTEAPYHERRRRLERLVRPGSGVPVEVPALAAGSAADALAEARRLGLEGLVAKHPDSAYDPGSRSEQWLKLKLTRTQEVVIGGYRRGVGSRTGRIRSLLVGIPGSSGVEHGLEYAGRVGSGLRELESERLLSRLDEAVRATSPFVAVPEADAADAVWVEPLLVGEIELAEWTSTGVARHPRWRGLRADKSPGEVVREV encoded by the coding sequence ATGGCCGAGGGGGAGCGCCAACTCGTCGAGGTCGACGGCCGGAGGCTCCGGCTGACGAACCTCGACAAGGTCATGTATCCCGAGACGGGCATGACGAAGGGCGAGGTCATCGCCTACTACGCCGAGATTGCGCCCGTCATGGTGCCGCTCGTCGCCGGTCGCCCGGTCACGAGGCTCAGGTGGGTGCACGGCGTCGGGACGGCGGATGCCCCCGAGAAGCCGTTCTTCGAGAAGACCCTCGACGAGCACGCGCCCGAGTGGCTTCGGCGCGGGGTGATCCGCCACTCGGACGGCGACAAGCCGTATCCGATCGCCGGCGACCGGGCATCGCTCGTGTGGCTCGCCCAGCAGGCCTCGCTCGAGGTGCACGTGCCGCAGTGGCGGTTCGCGCCCGACGGGCAGCCGGCGAACCCGGATCGCATCGTGTTCGACCTCGACCCGGGCGAGGGGGTCGGCCTGGCCGAGTGCGCCGAGGTCGCCCGCCTCGTGCGCGCGCTCGTCGCCGGCATGGGGCTCGAGGCGACGCCGGTCACGAGCGGGAGCAAGGGCATCCACCTGTACGCACCGCTCGACGGACGGCAGACCTCCGAGCAGGTGTCCGAGGTCGCGCGCGAGCTCGCGCGTGCGCTCGAGGCCGACCACCCCGGCCTCATCGTGTCGAGCATGAGCAAGATCGTGCGCTCTGGCCGTGTGCTCATCGACTGGAGCCAGAACAACGGCAGGAAGACGACCATCGCGCCGTACTCGCTGCGCGGCCGGCCACGCCCGACGGTCGCGGCGCCGCGCACGTGGGAGGAGCTCGACGACCCCGGCCTGCGACACCTCGAGGCGCACGAGGTGCTCGAGCGCGTGGCATCCGGGATCGATCCGACTGCGGCACTCGCGGACTCGGGCGCGGCGGGCGCCACGGCCGGAAGCGGCCCGCTGGCGACGTACCTCTCGATGCGCACGAGCGGGTCCACGCCCGAGCCCATGCCCGCCTCGGCGTGGGGCGCGTCCGGGGGCGGGGCGGTCGTCGGGGCGACGCGGTTCGTGATCGGCGAGCATCACGCGCGCCGGCTGCACTTCGACCTGCGGCTCGAGCGCGACGGGGTGCTGAAGAGCTGGGCGGTGCCGAAGGGCGTACCCGACGACACGGGCGTGAACCACCTCGCCGTGCAGACCGAGGACCACCCCATGGAGTACCTCGACTTCGAGGGCACGATTCCCGCAGGCCAGTACGGCGCAGGCAGCATGACCGTCTGGGACACCGGGACCTACACGGCCGAGAAGTGGCGCGACGCCGAGGTCATCTTCACGCTCACCGGGCGCCCGGGCGGCCCGCTCGGCACGGTGCGCCTGGCACTCATCCGCACGTCGGGCGAGGGCGAGAAGTCGCAGTGGCTGCTGCACCGCATGAAGGACCAGCGGTCGGCGACGGATGCCGCGCCCGTGCCTTCGACGTCGGAAGGCGGTGGCGGGGGGTTCGCGGCCGCCGACGGGCCGCCCGCGGCATCCGCGATCCCGACCGGCGGGCACGTCGAGGCGTCAGCGGGCGTCGTCGAGCCGATCACCGTGCGGCCGATGCTCGCGTCGCCCGGCACCCTCGGGCTCGTCTCGACGGGGGAGTGGGCGCTCGAGTACAAGTGGGACGGCATCCGCGTGCTCGCGCGCACCGACGGCGGCGGGCTGCGCATGGTCAGCCGGAACGGCAACGACGTGACCGCGCGCTATCCCGAGCTGGCGGGACTGCCGTCGGCACTCCGCGGCGACGCCCTGGTCGACGGGGAGCTCGTCGCCCTCGACGACGACGGCCGACCGAGCTTCGAGCTGCTGCAGTCGCGCATGAACCTCACCCGGGCCCGCGAGGTGCAGCGGCTCGCGACCACCGCCCCGGTTCGGCTGCTGCTGTTCGACGTGCTCGAGATCGCGGGCGACGACGTGACGGAAGCCCCGTACCACGAGCGTCGGCGACGGCTCGAGCGCCTCGTGCGGCCGGGTTCGGGCGTGCCCGTCGAGGTTCCGGCGCTCGCCGCGGGCTCGGCGGCCGACGCGCTCGCCGAAGCGCGCCGGCTCGGGCTCGAGGGGCTCGTGGCCAAGCATCCGGACTCCGCGTACGACCCCGGATCGCGCTCCGAGCAGTGGCTGAAGCTCAAGCTCACGCGCACGCAGGAGGTCGTGATCGGCGGCTACCGTCGGGGCGTCGGCAGCCGCACGGGCCGCATCCGCTCGCTGCTCGTCGGCATACCGGGGTCGAGCGGCGTCGAGCACGGCCTCGAGTACGCCGGTCGGGTCGGCAGCGGCCTGCGCGAGCTGGAGTCCGAGCGGCTGCTGTCGCGGCTCGACGAGGCCGTGCGCGCCACGTCGCCGTTCGTCGCCGTGCCCGAGGCGGATGCCGCCGACGCCGTCTGGGTCGAGCCGCTGCTCGTCGGGGAGATCGAGCTCGCCGAGTGGACGAGCACCGGGGTCGCCCGGCATCCGCGCTGGCGGGGCCTCCGGGCCGACAAGTCACCCGGCGAGGTGGTGCGAGAGGTCTGA
- a CDS encoding SDR family oxidoreductase produces the protein MLNHSLIDPTTKHTTDPFPKQEQQPPGLTERMAPLPDHGEQSYRGGGRLRGRRALITGGDSGIGRAVAIAFAREGAQVAISYLPSEQADADETAAWIADAGRDPLLLPGDLSSEAHCNDLVHDTEAAFGGLDLLVLNAAHQRDRGSIEQIPTDDFERVMRVNLFAPVFLARAAVPHMQAGSSIISTSSIQAFDPSSSLVDYAMTKAALVAFTKALAEELGPRGIRVNAVAPGPIWTPLIPATGWPDHVPEFGHDTPLGRAGQPAELAGAYVYLASDEASYVSGAVLPVTGGRGL, from the coding sequence ATGTTGAACCACTCGCTCATCGACCCGACCACGAAGCACACCACCGATCCGTTCCCGAAGCAGGAACAGCAGCCACCGGGCCTCACCGAGCGCATGGCGCCGCTGCCCGACCACGGCGAGCAGAGCTATCGCGGGGGCGGGCGGCTGCGGGGCAGGCGAGCGCTCATCACGGGCGGCGACTCGGGCATCGGTCGCGCGGTCGCGATCGCGTTCGCCCGCGAGGGCGCGCAGGTCGCGATCTCGTACCTGCCGAGCGAGCAGGCCGATGCCGACGAGACGGCCGCCTGGATCGCCGACGCGGGCCGCGACCCGCTGCTGCTGCCGGGCGACCTGAGCAGCGAGGCGCACTGCAACGACCTCGTGCACGACACGGAGGCCGCGTTCGGCGGTCTCGACCTGCTGGTGCTGAACGCCGCGCACCAGCGCGACCGCGGCAGCATCGAGCAGATCCCGACCGACGACTTCGAACGCGTGATGCGAGTGAACCTGTTCGCGCCCGTCTTCCTCGCTCGGGCCGCCGTCCCGCATATGCAGGCCGGCTCGTCGATCATCTCGACCTCGTCGATCCAGGCGTTCGACCCGTCGTCGTCGCTCGTCGACTACGCCATGACGAAGGCCGCCCTCGTCGCGTTCACGAAGGCCCTCGCCGAGGAGCTCGGGCCCCGCGGCATCCGCGTCAATGCGGTCGCACCCGGACCGATCTGGACGCCGCTGATCCCCGCGACGGGCTGGCCGGATCACGTGCCGGAGTTCGGGCACGACACCCCGCTCGGGCGGGCGGGCCAGCCGGCCGAACTCGCGGGCGCGTACGTCTACCTGGCATCCGACGAGGCGTCGTACGTCTCGGGCGCGGTGCTTCCCGTGACCGGCGGGCGGGGACTGTGA